A stretch of Corvus hawaiiensis isolate bCorHaw1 chromosome 8, bCorHaw1.pri.cur, whole genome shotgun sequence DNA encodes these proteins:
- the LOC125329150 gene encoding prominin-1-A-like isoform X1, producing the protein MQNLLLCLELLCVETVNGSTHPIPTGCRWCGAERARRLPSGSPQATQLLGRDKRKPAWARELSGGRGEELFPVPGSGQTWALARCGRTLRQLWVQKGVRGQGQSGCSRAPTTPAAPLCAQESSGAAAMELGNISKPTYGPGPEAPGSSTPGLVTMAHSFLRLVQPNPLPVGLFNFGQSQTKFNQEEIHELLLYELGFLVCAAIGVLFIILVPLVGCCFCCCRCCGNCGGRMYQKQGRRMGCRRRALWASVLLVSAFLLAGGVCAFISNARLSQAVKSTFPNVNNTLDNVHIYLASIPQQVNFIINRSDIPLDYANRSLHDIGPNLGSMITSRIRSSTDGALGSLQSLLQGMKTLKDTFGSIAISRSDLEKLQSNYSQQLANLRDRLNQTLQRCGQPCSQVSLDGLAFTANFSTIPGVEQQLEALREVSNSSIETDLEEVNGTLNTISDKVQEQSQEVVAKSQDQLGLIRQEIRRLQEELPLLDVEEKVGAFLNNATSVLEEYREPIIAWDGLRLIVCALLCCTVLLVVLCNVFGLLLGPLGLKEGVLPTQRSSLSNAGGNFFMAGVGFSFIFSWLLMLLVTIIFVLGGNIYMFFCESWRNQQFFQLLDTPGLIPGFSLSELLGLEGNTANFSEIYRQCQQDASLWQTLHLDQSVPLDELLNISQYTGNISTAFEKMNITLSPISLLSQSQKDLLLNASRAAQPPNFTLTLEQLDRNMTQGSLLDLAAELEQLAEKVGTDVKKDLEDEASKLRELDKDMQASFSGPLQSLKENIHLVQTGAAQLEGQTTAALDKASKTQEFLERETPNIIKNETRAFLEQLLDFFETYISWAKSRLTEDVARCKPIAQSLDNVEVIGCDYIMDSVNAFWFSLGWCTLFLLPSIILAVRLAKFYRRMDIADVYRNEDFEMPPAFNSYKIPRPSTRH; encoded by the exons ATGCAAAACCTGCTTCTGTGTCTAGAGCTGCTTTGTGTTGAAACTGTGAACGGCTCAACGCACCCCATCCCGACGGGATGCAGATGGTGTGGGGCGGAGCGGGCGAGACGGCTGCCCTCGGGATCACCCCAGGCAACCCAGCTCCTGGGTCGGGACAAGAGGAAACCAGCATGGGCACGGGAGCTTAGCGGAGGGCGAGGAGAGGAGCTCTTCCCGGTGCCTGGGTCGGGACAG ACCTGGGCGCTGGCGCGGTGCGGCCGGACCCTGCGGCAGCTGTGGGTGCAGAAAGGTGTCAGAGGACAGG GGCAGTCTGGGTGTTCCCGTGCCCCGACGACACCGGCAGCTCCTCTCTGTGCCCAGGAgtcctctggagctgctgcgATGGAGCTGGGGAACATCTCGAAGCCCACGTACGGCCCTGGCCCCGAGGCGCCGGGGAGCAGCACGCCGGGGCTGGTGACAATGGCACACAGCTTCCTGCGGCTGGTGCAGCCCAACCCCCTGCCCGTAG GGCTGTTTAATTTTGGGCAGTCCCAGACCAAGTTCAACCAGGAGGAAATCCACGAG ctgctgctctacGAACTGGGTTTCCTGGTCTGCGCGGCCATTGGAGTCCTCTTCATCATCCTCGTGCCGCTGGTGggatgctgcttctgctgctgccgctgctgcggGAACTGCGGCGGCCGCATGTACCAGAAGCAGGGCCGGCGGATGGGCTGCCGGCGCCGGGCGCTCTGGGCTTCTGTCCTGCTGGTCTCCGCTTTCCTCCT GGCTGGTGGTGTCTGTGCCTTCATCAGCAACGCCCGCCTCTCCCAAGCTGTGAAGAGCACCTTCCCCAATGTGAACAACACTCTGGACAATGTCCACATCTACCTGGCCTCCATCCCCCAG CAAGTCAATTTTATCATCAATAGGAGCGACATCCCGCTGGACTATGCCAACCGCAGCCTCCATG ACATTGGGCCCAACCTGGGCAGCATGATCACCTCGCGCATCAGGAGCAGCACAGACGGGGCTCTGGGATCCCTCCAGAGCCTCTTGCAAG GGATGAAGACGCTGAAGGACACCTTTGGCAGCATTGCCATCAGTCGCTCAGACCTCgagaagctgcagagcaacTACAGCCAGCAGCTGGCCAACCTGCGGGACAGGCTCAACCAGACCCTGCAGCGCTGtggccagccctgcagccaagTGTCCCTGGACGGGCTCGCCTTCACTGCCAACTTCAGCACA ATCCCTggtgtggagcagcagctggaggcactGCGTGAGGTCTCTAACTCCAGCATAGAGACTGATTTAGAGGAG GTTAATGGAACGCTGAACACCATCTCTGACAAGGTGCAAGAGCAGTCCCAGGAAGTGGTGGCAA AGAGCCAGGACCAGCTGGGCCTCATCAGGCAGGAGATCAGAAGATTGCAGGAAGAGCTGCCACTCCTGGATGTGGAGGAGAAAGTTGGGGCCTTTCTGAACAATGCCACATCGGTGCTGGAGGAGTACAGGGAGCCAATCATCGCTTGGGATGGGCTCAG GCTGATCGTGTGTGCCCTCCTGTGCTGCACGGTGCTGCTGGTGGTCCTCTGCAACGTTtttgggctgctgctggggcccCTGGGGCTGAAGGAAGGTGTGCTGCCCACACAGCGCAGCAGCCTCTCCAATGCTGGCGGGAACTTCTTCATGGC AGGGGTTGGCTTCAGTTTCAtcttctcctggctgctcaTGCTGCTGGTGACGATCATCTTTGTGCTGGGGGGGAACATTTACATGTTCTTTTGTGAGTCCTGGCGCAACCAGCAGTTCTTCCAG CTCCTGGACACCCCTGGCCTGATCCCTGGCTTCAgtctctcagagctgctgggcCTGGAGGGTAACACAGCAAACTTCTCAGAGATATACAG GCAGTGCCAGCAAGATGCTTCCCTGTGGCAAACTCTGCACTTGGACCAGAGTGTGCCCCTGGATGAGCTCTTGAATATCAGCCAG TACACAGGAAACATCTCCACAGCTTTTGAGAAGATGAACATCACCCTcagccccatctccctgctcagccagaGCCAGAAAGACCTGCTGCTGAATGCCAGTcgggcagcacagccccccaACTTCACCCTCACCCTGGAGCAG ctggatCGGAATATGACACAGGGAAGCCTCCTGGATCTGGCTGCAGAGTTGGAGCAGCTGGCAGAAAAAGTG GGCACAGATGTGAAGAAGGACCTGGAAGATGAAGCTAGCaaactgagggagctggacaAGGACATGCAGGCCAGCTTCTCTGGACCACTG CAAAGTCTGAAGGAGAACATCCACTTAGTGCAGACTGGGGCTGCCCAGCTAGAG GGACAGACAACAGCTGCACTAGACAAAGCCAGCAAAACTCAGGAGTTCCTGGAGAGGGAGACACCAAACATCATCAAGAAC GAGACGCGGGccttcctggagcagctgttgGATTTCTTTGAGACCTATATTTCATGGGCTAAGAGCAGG CTGACAGAAGATGTGGCACGTTGCAAGCCCATAGCTCAGTCCTTGGATAATGTGGAGGTCATTGGCTGTGACTACATCATGGACTCTGTG AATGCTTTCTGGTTCAGCCTGGGCTGGTGCACCTtgttcctgctgcccagcaTCATCCTGGCTGTCAGACTTGCCAAGTTCTACCGCCGCATGGATATTGCTGATGTGTACAG GAATGAAGACTTTGAGAT GCCACCCGCATTCAACTCCTACAAAATCCCCAGACCTTCCACAAGGCATTAG
- the LOC125329150 gene encoding prominin-1-A-like isoform X2, which yields MELGNISKPTYGPGPEAPGSSTPGLVTMAHSFLRLVQPNPLPVGLFNFGQSQTKFNQEEIHELLLYELGFLVCAAIGVLFIILVPLVGCCFCCCRCCGNCGGRMYQKQGRRMGCRRRALWASVLLVSAFLLAGGVCAFISNARLSQAVKSTFPNVNNTLDNVHIYLASIPQQVNFIINRSDIPLDYANRSLHDIGPNLGSMITSRIRSSTDGALGSLQSLLQGMKTLKDTFGSIAISRSDLEKLQSNYSQQLANLRDRLNQTLQRCGQPCSQVSLDGLAFTANFSTIPGVEQQLEALREVSNSSIETDLEEVNGTLNTISDKVQEQSQEVVAKSQDQLGLIRQEIRRLQEELPLLDVEEKVGAFLNNATSVLEEYREPIIAWDGLRLIVCALLCCTVLLVVLCNVFGLLLGPLGLKEGVLPTQRSSLSNAGGNFFMAGVGFSFIFSWLLMLLVTIIFVLGGNIYMFFCESWRNQQFFQLLDTPGLIPGFSLSELLGLEGNTANFSEIYRQCQQDASLWQTLHLDQSVPLDELLNISQYTGNISTAFEKMNITLSPISLLSQSQKDLLLNASRAAQPPNFTLTLEQLDRNMTQGSLLDLAAELEQLAEKVGTDVKKDLEDEASKLRELDKDMQASFSGPLQSLKENIHLVQTGAAQLEGQTTAALDKASKTQEFLERETPNIIKNETRAFLEQLLDFFETYISWAKSRLTEDVARCKPIAQSLDNVEVIGCDYIMDSVNAFWFSLGWCTLFLLPSIILAVRLAKFYRRMDIADVYRNEDFEMPPAFNSYKIPRPSTRH from the exons ATGGAGCTGGGGAACATCTCGAAGCCCACGTACGGCCCTGGCCCCGAGGCGCCGGGGAGCAGCACGCCGGGGCTGGTGACAATGGCACACAGCTTCCTGCGGCTGGTGCAGCCCAACCCCCTGCCCGTAG GGCTGTTTAATTTTGGGCAGTCCCAGACCAAGTTCAACCAGGAGGAAATCCACGAG ctgctgctctacGAACTGGGTTTCCTGGTCTGCGCGGCCATTGGAGTCCTCTTCATCATCCTCGTGCCGCTGGTGggatgctgcttctgctgctgccgctgctgcggGAACTGCGGCGGCCGCATGTACCAGAAGCAGGGCCGGCGGATGGGCTGCCGGCGCCGGGCGCTCTGGGCTTCTGTCCTGCTGGTCTCCGCTTTCCTCCT GGCTGGTGGTGTCTGTGCCTTCATCAGCAACGCCCGCCTCTCCCAAGCTGTGAAGAGCACCTTCCCCAATGTGAACAACACTCTGGACAATGTCCACATCTACCTGGCCTCCATCCCCCAG CAAGTCAATTTTATCATCAATAGGAGCGACATCCCGCTGGACTATGCCAACCGCAGCCTCCATG ACATTGGGCCCAACCTGGGCAGCATGATCACCTCGCGCATCAGGAGCAGCACAGACGGGGCTCTGGGATCCCTCCAGAGCCTCTTGCAAG GGATGAAGACGCTGAAGGACACCTTTGGCAGCATTGCCATCAGTCGCTCAGACCTCgagaagctgcagagcaacTACAGCCAGCAGCTGGCCAACCTGCGGGACAGGCTCAACCAGACCCTGCAGCGCTGtggccagccctgcagccaagTGTCCCTGGACGGGCTCGCCTTCACTGCCAACTTCAGCACA ATCCCTggtgtggagcagcagctggaggcactGCGTGAGGTCTCTAACTCCAGCATAGAGACTGATTTAGAGGAG GTTAATGGAACGCTGAACACCATCTCTGACAAGGTGCAAGAGCAGTCCCAGGAAGTGGTGGCAA AGAGCCAGGACCAGCTGGGCCTCATCAGGCAGGAGATCAGAAGATTGCAGGAAGAGCTGCCACTCCTGGATGTGGAGGAGAAAGTTGGGGCCTTTCTGAACAATGCCACATCGGTGCTGGAGGAGTACAGGGAGCCAATCATCGCTTGGGATGGGCTCAG GCTGATCGTGTGTGCCCTCCTGTGCTGCACGGTGCTGCTGGTGGTCCTCTGCAACGTTtttgggctgctgctggggcccCTGGGGCTGAAGGAAGGTGTGCTGCCCACACAGCGCAGCAGCCTCTCCAATGCTGGCGGGAACTTCTTCATGGC AGGGGTTGGCTTCAGTTTCAtcttctcctggctgctcaTGCTGCTGGTGACGATCATCTTTGTGCTGGGGGGGAACATTTACATGTTCTTTTGTGAGTCCTGGCGCAACCAGCAGTTCTTCCAG CTCCTGGACACCCCTGGCCTGATCCCTGGCTTCAgtctctcagagctgctgggcCTGGAGGGTAACACAGCAAACTTCTCAGAGATATACAG GCAGTGCCAGCAAGATGCTTCCCTGTGGCAAACTCTGCACTTGGACCAGAGTGTGCCCCTGGATGAGCTCTTGAATATCAGCCAG TACACAGGAAACATCTCCACAGCTTTTGAGAAGATGAACATCACCCTcagccccatctccctgctcagccagaGCCAGAAAGACCTGCTGCTGAATGCCAGTcgggcagcacagccccccaACTTCACCCTCACCCTGGAGCAG ctggatCGGAATATGACACAGGGAAGCCTCCTGGATCTGGCTGCAGAGTTGGAGCAGCTGGCAGAAAAAGTG GGCACAGATGTGAAGAAGGACCTGGAAGATGAAGCTAGCaaactgagggagctggacaAGGACATGCAGGCCAGCTTCTCTGGACCACTG CAAAGTCTGAAGGAGAACATCCACTTAGTGCAGACTGGGGCTGCCCAGCTAGAG GGACAGACAACAGCTGCACTAGACAAAGCCAGCAAAACTCAGGAGTTCCTGGAGAGGGAGACACCAAACATCATCAAGAAC GAGACGCGGGccttcctggagcagctgttgGATTTCTTTGAGACCTATATTTCATGGGCTAAGAGCAGG CTGACAGAAGATGTGGCACGTTGCAAGCCCATAGCTCAGTCCTTGGATAATGTGGAGGTCATTGGCTGTGACTACATCATGGACTCTGTG AATGCTTTCTGGTTCAGCCTGGGCTGGTGCACCTtgttcctgctgcccagcaTCATCCTGGCTGTCAGACTTGCCAAGTTCTACCGCCGCATGGATATTGCTGATGTGTACAG GAATGAAGACTTTGAGAT GCCACCCGCATTCAACTCCTACAAAATCCCCAGACCTTCCACAAGGCATTAG
- the HPS6 gene encoding Hermansky-Pudlak syndrome 6 protein, translating into MKLQQVSDLSDFSRGHWLRELLCRGEEPSHVQSSPDGQHLLLLQKSRPPTLPRVVAFQRHSIAGADLERTWQPPQPALVGLLFLQSPVVLGSWVLAVVWEHGRTEVWHFVVAVGWQLLQTLELCQGARARVISVCSQGASLVWCEERPPLGAHSDMSKCAFRFCVCARALEVGEQGVRLGAVRIVLHNSPEYQVLASPQHIFLVPAAAAGFATTSKFLLIWHPEKAKFTITAPSAGFIHSKVLHSSSESDFRKLLLGSVGLLSGFAPLDIHTSTVSNSGGLLLVSTKGSVSVVEPDGTQRHIFDLEGGPLAQGSPVRLKTFGSILACVLAGVVYLVDQNSGRLIEKEVLSMKEVHFLESQGEEDSIQLLTQTGIYSFSFSKPEDSSRPEPCLVEMVFEEACRYYQRRSLSSSKLTVEKLKKGGAFQAPVVLAAILQHSLHQKQKPARGLQDTYAKLLSTLSLELQSYMSLELLKTCVVCAPESEVESYCNELVEQEVSRILQSDMDKDNLAYLNSVFASFPKAAWKATRSCLQLQQNGDGLLVARATPEVWKKVLCQPQLEEVGQNGMVPLYELICASFLRFKPKWLPSFVELTQQYISNSWSYSSKEGPEGRVPLYKRALGVLARKNKHGEADDEMELELLLCSKRPKAVLQALHLLIRLKQWQRVVEVAEKFSKLSPLLNKEIFTTLLAELAQHRELDPYLDRLWPLCPTELTASDILTVVLQHLPHSQEEDPVPFSSEGNQLTVGLLKPLLQRVVQCPSVQEDIYSDALQSTTFPPPTPPREHKIPSKAVDDDVPQPPMARTSSPSALLQDDGV; encoded by the coding sequence ATGAAGCTGCAGCAGGTCTCCGACTTGAGTGACTTCAGCCGAGGCCACTGGCTGCGGGAGTTGTTGTGCCGCGGAGAAGAGCCCAGCCACGTCCAGTCCAGCCCCGACGggcagcacctcctgctcctgcagaagAGCCGGCCGCCCACCCTGCCCCGGGTGGTGGCCTTCCAGCGCCACAGCATCGCTGGAGCCGACCTGGAGAGGACCTGGCAGCCGCCCCAGCCAGCTCTTGTGGGACTGCtcttcctgcagagccctgtggTACTGGGCTCCTGGGTACTGGCCGTGGTGTGGGAACATGGCCGGACCGAAGTCTGGCACTTTGTGGTGGCCgtgggctggcagctgctgcagacacTGGAGCTCTGCCAGGGTGCCCGGGCACGAGTCATCTCCGTGTGCAGCCAGGGAGCCAGCCTGGTGTGGTGTGAGGAGAGGCCACCGCTGGGTGCTCACTCGGACATGAGCAAGTGTGCCTTCAGGTTTTGTGTCTGTGCCCGTGCTCTGGAGGTGGGGGAGCAAGGCGTGCGGCTGGGCGCTGTGAGGATAGTCCTGCACAACAGCCCCGAGTACCAGGTCCTGGCTTCCCCCCAACACATCTTCCtagtgcctgctgctgctgccggctTTGCCACCACTTCCAAATTCCTCCTCATCTGGCATCCAGAGAAGGCAAAGTTCACCATCACAGCCCCCTCTGCAGGCTTCATCCACAGCAAGGTGCTGCACTCCAGCAGCGAGTCAGACTTCAGGAAACTCCTGCTGGGTTCTGTGGGCCTTCTCTCAGGTTTCGCACCTCTGGACATTCACACCTCCACTGTGTCCAACAGTGGGGGTCTGCTGCTGGTGAGCACAAAGGGTTCTGTGAGTGTGGTGGAGCCAGATGGGACACAGAGGCATATCTTTGACCTGGAGGGGGGGCCCCTGGCCCAAGGGAGTCCTGTCCGGCTGAAGACCTTCGGTAGCATCCTGGCCTGTGTGCTGGCTGGAGTAGTGTACCTTGTAGACCAGAACAGTGGAAGGCTTATAGAAAAGGAAGTCCTGAGCATGAAAGAGGTACATTTCCTGGAGTCCCAGGGAGAGGAGGACAGTATCCAGCTCCTCACTCAAACTGGCATCTACAGCTTTAGCTTCTCCAAACCTGAGGACAGCAGCAGGCCTGAGCCATGCCTGGTGGAGATGGTGTTTGAGGAGGCCTGCAGGTATTACCAGAGGAGGAGCCTCAGCAGCTCCAAGTTGACGGTGGAGAAGTTGAAGAAAGGTGGTGCATTCCAGGCTCCTGTGGTTCTCGCTGccatcctgcagcacagcctccaCCAGAAGCAGAAGCCAGCCCGAGGCCTACAAGACACCTATGCCAAGCTATTGAGCACActgagcctggagctgcagagctaCATGAGCCTGGAGCTCCTCAAGACTTGTGTGGTGTGTGCCCCAGAGAGTGAGGTGGAAAGCTACTGCAACGAGCTGGTGGAGCAGGAGGTCAGCCGGATTCTGCAGTCTGACATGGACAAGGACAACTTGGCCTATCTGAACTCTGTCTTTGCCTCCTTCCCCAAGGCTGCCTGGAAGGCCACaaggagctgcctgcagctgcagcagaatgGGGACGGCCTCTTGGtagccagggccaccccagaGGTATGGAAGAAGGTCCTGTGTCAGCCACAACTGGAGGAGGTGGGTCAGAATGGGATGGTCCCACTCTATGAGCTCATTTGCGCCTCCTTCCTGAGGTTCAAACCCAAGTGGTTGCCCAGCTTTGTGGAGCTGACCCAGCAATACATTAGCAACTCTTGGTCATACAGCAGCAAGGAGGGCCCAGAGGGCCGGGTGCCACTGTACAAGAGAGCACTGGGAGTGCTGGCCCGAAAGAACAAACATGGTGAGGCAGATGACGAGATGGAGCTGgaactgctgctctgcagcaagaGGCCTAAGGCCGTGCTGCAAGCTCTGCACCTTCTCATCCGTCTGAAGCAGTGGCAGCGGGTGGTGGAGGTGGCAGAGAAGTTCTCCAAACTCAGCCCCTTGCTTAACAAGGAGATATTCACCACACTCCTGGCTGAGTTGGCCCAGCACCGGGAGCTGGACCCTTACCTGGACAGGCTGTGGCCACTGTGCCCCACTGAGCTCACTGCCTCAGACATCCTCACCGTGGTCCTGCAGCACCTCCCTCACTCCCAGGAGGAGGACCCAGTGCCTTTCTCCAGTGAGGGGAACCAGCTGACCGTGGGCTTGCTTAAGCCACTGCTGCAGAGGGTCGtgcagtgtcccagtgtccaGGAGGACATATACTCGGATGCCCTGCAGAGCACCAccttcccccctcccaccccaccccgAGAGCACAAAATCCCCTCAAAAGCAGTGGACGATGATGTTCCTCAGCCACCCATGGCAAGGACTTCCTCACCCTCAGCACTGCTACAGGATGACGGTGTGTGA